A stretch of Rhododendron vialii isolate Sample 1 chromosome 4a, ASM3025357v1 DNA encodes these proteins:
- the LOC131323861 gene encoding uncharacterized protein LOC131323861: protein MPPRTRARASEVESRGGRGRGRGRKASIEDEVSHHEENPSGNPGERTGHGQGEEVPIVQNPFAKDLVAAFAAANLLNPAPKESADSRALSAMREFSRRNPPTFDGSSSDPLVADHWLAQIRKLFRALKITEDNLRVNIVAIQLTGEANEWWESMLESRKDARRAAKTAAQANEPDVENLTWAEFEVLFEEQYFSKTRHDHLRDEFDKLEQGDMTRSEYALKFQSLSRFASKLVATEERKCRRFEKGLRETVKRMVMAQRKGRFVDVVECARSIEIPKEAPKNPKVWEPRQPVGGMSSSSGSFCSQGRKRQRDQMSTSQGSSNFRPPPSSSFGTRGISNRPLIVVTLLEIVCVGMGLAASQDRCSSRGVDRALTDSRFGPLRDSSSLTFVRPLSIQGSQVERGASSSTPIQGSGHRGGHVQGQTIRGRAFAITSAIPPPPPPVTSLAPKTSVVRGTFLLFNSFARVLFDSRTSHSFIVASFACALELEIKSISPPLFVDTPIGGRLPLDCICRDRELIIQDRCFTFDFIVLNMSGFDLILGMDWLSTFHATIDCFKRRVRICPPGGSCFEFFGEHREPIEPYLCESRERESMYALLASLALDEDVSARGELPFVVCDFPGVFLKELPDLPPEREIEFTIDLLPGIAPISIPPYRFAPAELRELKVQLQELEDLGFIRPSTSPWGAPALFAQKKDGSLRLCIDYRKLNHVTIKNKYPMPRIDDLFDQLRGATCFSKIDLRSGYHQLRVRREDIPKTAFRTRYGHYEFVVMPFGLTNVPATFMDLMNHIFRAYFDRFVVVFVDDILIYSLSEEEHQSHLSIILELLRKHRLYAKLSKCKFWLSEVKFLGHVISKDGVSDDPGKIESVINSQRLKNVFEILSFLGLAGYYRRFVIDFSRLAAPLTKLTRKGTRFVWSDVCEKAFEELKRRLTTAPVLIVPEQGVGYSVYCDASKEGLGCVLMQLGRVVAYGSRQLKTHKRNYPTHDLELAAIVFALKSWRHYLYDERFEVFSDHKSLKYLFSQKELNLRQCRWMEHLEDYDFELQYHLGKANVVADALSRKSTQLVNLAIHEWKTMNALGSYALHFEEVRDGVTLCNLTVQSTLSNRVIEAQWQDEEAREFRTKFLSGNTRKGWMIHADQESAGRSWHQSLVKHRITPSNRWAIRGNDPNSRRHASGLRYGFSGKLGKSPTVSRIHVQQ, encoded by the exons atgcctccgagaacGCGTGCTAGAGCAAGTGAGGTCGAAAGTCGGGGTGGccgtggtcgtggtcgtggtcGAAAAGCGTCGattgaggatgaggttagccaTCATGAGGAAAATCCGAGTGGGAATCCGGGGGAAAGGACCGGACACGGTCAGGGAGAGGAGGTACCAATCgttcaaaatccttttgctAAGGATTTGGTTGCGGCTTTTGCGGCTGCAAACCTTCTAAACCCAGCTCCTAAAGAGAGTGCAGACAGTCGTGCCTTATCAGCAATGAGGGAGTTCAGCCGTAGGAATCCACCAACCTTCGACGGGTCGAGCAGTGACCCTCTCGTGGCCGATCATTGGCTAGCCCAAATCCGAAAACTCTTTAGGGCTCTTAAAATCACAGAAGATAACTTGCGAGTCAATATTGTGGCCATTCAACTTACCGGGGAGGCTAATGAATGGTGGGAGTCCATGTTGGAATCAAGGAAGGATGCTAGGAGAGCGGCAAAGACCGCGGCTCAAGCAAATGAGCCAGATGTTGAGAACTTAACTTGGGCCGAGTTCGAGGTGCTCTTCGAGGAGCAATACTTTTCGAAAACTAGGCACGATCATTTGAGAGATGAATTTGATAAGCTCGAGCAAGGAGATATGACAAGGTCAGAGTATGCTTTAAAATTTCAATCCTTGTCCCGTTTCGCGTCGAAGTTAGTGGCTACTGAAGAAAGGAAATGTAGGCGGTTCGAGAAGGGTTTACGTGAAACCGTGAAGAGGATGGTGATGGCACAACGCAAAGGGAGATTTGTCGATGTTGTTGAATGTGCAAGGAGCATTGAGATACCGAAGGAGGCACCCAAAAATCCTAAGGTTTGGGAACCGAGACAACCAGTGGGAGGTATGAGTTCTTCATCGGGAAGTTTCTGTAGtcaagggaggaagagacaacgAGATCAAATGTCGACTTCACAGGGTTCGTCAAACTTTAGGCCTCCGCCTTCTTCTTCGTTTGGAACTCGAGGGATATCTAATAGACCACTGATC GTGGTCACTTTGCTAGAAATTGTCTGCGTGGGGATGGGGCTCGCAGCGAGTCAGGATCGGTGCAGCAGCCGAGGGGTGGACAGGGCTCTGACCGATAGTCGTTTCGGCCCACTCAGAGATAGCAGCAGTCTCACTTTCGTCAGACCACTTTCGATTCAGGGATCTCAAGTTGAGAGAGGAGCGAGTTCTTCGACACCTATTCAGGGTTCCGGTCATCGAGGTGGACATGTTCAAGGTCAGACCATTCGGGGGAGGGCATTTGCTATCACTTCTGCtattccacctccaccaccccctGTCACTTCTCTAGCCCCGAAAACATcagttgtgaggggtacatttctcttGTTTAACTCTTTCGCTAGAGTATTATTCGATTCTAGAACATCGCATTCTTTTATTGTTGCATCTTTTGCTTGtgccttggaattggaaatcAAGAGTATTAGTCCTCCATTGTTTGTTGACACACCTATAGGAGGTAGGTTGCCGTTAGATTGCATTTGTCGGGATCGTGAGCTTATTATTCAAGATCGTTGTTTTACTTTTGACTTTATCGTGCTGAATATGTCAGGGTTCGaccttattttgggaatggattggctatcgaCGTTCCATGCTACTATAGATTGCTTCAAGCGTCGGGTCCGTATTTGTCCGCCTGGGGGTTCTTGTTTCGAGTTCTTCGGGGAGCACCGGGAACCGATAGAACCATATCTGTGTGAGTCTCGGGAGCGTGAGTCAATGTATGCCTTATTAGCGAGTTTGgcgttagatgaggatgtgtCCGCGCGTGGGGAGCTACCTTTTGTTGTTTGTGATTTTCCAGGCGTGTTTCTAAAGGAGTTACCCGATTTACCacccgagagagagattgaattcaCTATCGATTTACTTCCTGGTATCGCTCCTATCTCCATACCTCCTTATCGCTTCGCACCCGCCGAATTGAGGGAATTGAAGGTTCAGTTGCAAGAATTAGAGGATTTGGGGTTTATtcgtccgagtacgtcaccgtggggagcaccggcctTGTTCGCCCAAAAGAAAGATGGGTCGCTTCGTCTATGTATTGATTATCGTAAGTTAAACCAcgtcaccattaagaacaagtatccaatgcctagaatcgatgacttgtttgatcaacttcgagGCGCAACTTGTTTCTCTAAGATCGACTTGAGGTCTGGTTACCACCAGTTGAGGGTTCGGAGGGAAGACATTCCTAAGACCGCTTTTCGTACCCGATATGGCCACTACGAGTTcgttgttatgccctttggattgacaaATGTGCCAGCAACTTTCATGGATTTGATGAACCACATCTTTCGTGCCTATTTTGATCGTTTCGTAGTTGTTTTCGTGGATGATATCCTTATCTACTCGCTTTCGGAGGAAGAGCACCAATCTCACCTTTCCAtcattcttgaactcttgagaaaGCATCGTTTGTATGCCAAGCTTAGCAAGTGCAAGTTTTGGTTGTCCGAAGTTAAGTTTTTGGGTCACGTTATTTCGAAAGATGGGGTGTCCGATGATCCGGGAAAGATAGAGTCCGTAATAAATTCGCAGCGACTGAAGAATGTGTTCGAGATTCTTAGTTTCTTGGGCTTAGCTGGGTACTATCGTCGTTTCGTAATTGATTTCTCTCGCCTAGCGGCTCCGTTGACTAAATTGACTCGAAAGGGGACTCGTTTCGTTTGGAGTGACGTGTGTGAGAAAgcctttgaagaattgaagagaAGATTGACTACCGCGCCGGTTTTGATTGTACCCGAACAGGGAGTTGGCTACTCCGTGTATTGTGATGCTTCGAAAGAGGGGTTAGGGTGTGTTTTGATGCAGTTAGGGcgagtggtagcgtatggatcgCGACAATTAAAGACTCATAAGCGGAACtaccctacccatgacttagaacttgcggccATCGTCTTTGCATTAAAGAGTTGGCGTCACTATCTTTACGATGAGAGgttcgaagtcttttccgatcataagAGTCTAAAGTActtattctctcaaaaggaGCTTAACTTGCGACAATGTCGATGGATGGAACATTTAGAGGACTACGACTTTGAGTTGCAATATCATCTGGGTAAGGCGAACGTGGTAGCGGACGCGTTAAGTAGAAAGTCGACACAACTTGTGAATTTGGCCATCCATGAGTGGAAGACGATGAATGCCTTAGGCTCATATGCGTTGCATTTTGAGGAAGTTCGGGATGGAGTCACTTTGTGTAACTTGACTGTTCAATCGACTTTGTCAAATCGGGTAATTGAGGCTCAATGGCAAGATGAAGAAGCGAGGGAGTTTCGTACCAAGTTCCTTAGCGGCAACACTCGAAAAGGTTGGATGATACACGCCGATCAAG AGTCTGCAGGCCGCTCTTGGCACCAATCTCTTGTTAAGCACCGCATAACACCCTCAAACAGATGGGCAATCAGAGGGAACGATCCAAATTCTAGAAGACATGCTTCTGGCTTGCGTTATGGATTTTCGGGGAAATTGGGAAAATCACCtaccgttagtcgaattcaCGTACAACAATAG